The Pyxidicoccus sp. MSG2 DNA segment AGTGGCCCGCCGGCGCCACCTCCAACGAGTCGGACGCCCTCGAGTCGCACGACTCGCAGGAGGCCGTCAGCGGCCCCCACGAGACGCCCCCGCTCGCCAGCGAGGCGCCGGGTGAGGCCCCGGAAGAGCCTCCGGAGGAGACGTCCGGCGAGTCCGTGGCGGACCTTCCGGCGGGCCCCCGCCCCCCGAAGCCCACCCTGCACTGACGAGGTGCCCTCCCCACCGGGGGACCCCAGTGCTTTCGGACACCCCTACAGTCAGCCCCCCGGAAGAAATTACCTGCTGCATGCTCCTCTGCCTGCTCTAGGGGTGAGCCCAAGCGGTTGATTTTCCTGGAAAATGGTACCTCCAGGGCGTTGGCAGTCGGCTTGCTATGCCTCCCGTCGCGATGCGGAAGGCACTGGACATGAACGAGCGGGGACGTAAGGCGGCGGTGCTGGCGCGGTTCTTCCGCCAGCAGCCGGATCGCATCGCGGCGCTGTGGCGCCGGATGCGGCTGGCCACGCATGAGGCGGACGGTTCAGCGGCCTCGCTCGGACAACTGGACGGGCTGGTGGAGCCCTTCATCCGCGAGGTGGGGCGGACGCTGGAGGGCGAGGAGACGAGCCCCTGGAGCCGCACGCGGGCGGTGCTCCGCCTGTCGCCAGAGCGCGGCGCGCGCGCCCTCTACGAGGAATTCGCGGCGCTGCGGCGCTGCCTGGTGGACGCCGCGGAGGTGCTGGGCGGCGGGGATTGGGAGCGCGAGCGCATCAACCGCGCGGTGGATGAGGCGGTGGACTCGGCGGTGGCCCTGCTGCAGCGGCTCAAGGATCCGCGCGCGGACGGCCCCCGGGTGGCTTTTGGAGGTCTGGTCGTCGAGTACTTCGAGAGACCTTCACGAGTGAAGCGCACCACGCCGGACGCGAAGGACGGGCGTCCAGCGATGCACTGAGGAAGGGGTTGGTCGGGTTTGCCGACCCGTCCGGCTTGATGCTCCCGTCTTGGGGAGCGTCCGAGGCCGGCGGGAGGGAGCGCGCCGTGGGTGGGGGCCCGTGGCGTGCCTTTGGGGAGCGTGTTCCCACTGGGGAGTGGTGAGCGCGCCTCGTGAGCTGCTGGCAAGACGCGTGGATGGGGGTCCGCGCGAATCGCCGGTCGGACGGGTCGGCACTTTTGTGGGGTCAGGCTGGGGAGCCTGGGTGGAGAGCAGGGACACGGGAGGGGCGCCTACGGGGGTGGGCGCTCCTCCCGTACTTTTTGGGGGTGCGCCGCGTCAGTGCGCGTCCGCCCAGCTCCGGCCCGCGCCCACGTCCACCTTGAGCGGCACCTTCAGCGAGGCCACCGAGGACATGCCCTTCATCGCCAGGGCCTTCACCCGCTCCACCTCGGCGTCGGGCGCCTCGAAGAGGAGTTCGTCGTGCACCTGCAACAGCATGACGGTGCGCAGGCCCTCTTCGCGCAGCGCCGCGTCCACCACCAGCATCGCCTTCTTGATGAGGTCCGCGGCGGTGCCCTGAATCGGCATGTTGATGGCGGCGCGCTCGGCGGCCTGCACCACGCCGCGGTTCTTCGAGTTCAGGTCCGGCATGTACCGGCGGCGCCCGTAGAGCGTCTCCACGTAGCCCGTCTTGCGCGCGGTATCCACGGTCTCCCGCAGGTAGCGGTGGATGCCTGCGTAGCGCGTGAAGTAGCGCTCGATGATGTCGCGCGCCTCCTCCTGCGGAATCCCCAGCCGCGCGGACAGGCCGTGCGGTGACAGGCCGTAGGCGATGCCGAAGTTCACCATCTTCGCCCTGCGGCGCTGCTCGCGGTCCACCTGCTCCGGGGGCACGCCGAAGACTTCCGCCGCCGTGCGGGTGTGGATGTCCTGGTCGTTGAGGAAGGCGTCGATGAGGACCGGGTCCTCCGCGATGTGCGCCAGCAGCCGCAGCTCCACCTGGCTGTAGTCCGCGCTGACCAGCTGGTGCCCTTCCGCGGCCACGAAGGCGCGGCGGATTTCGCGGCCCAGCTCGGTGCGCACGGGGATGTTCTGGAGATTGGGGTCCGTGGACGACAGGCGCCCCGTCGCGGTGGCCGCCTGGTGGTAGGTGGTGTGGATGCGCCCGTCGGCCGCCACCAGCGTGGGCAGCGTGTCCAGGTAGGTGCTCTTCAGCTTGGTGAGGCTGCGGTACTCGATGATGGCGGCCGGCAGCGGGTGTTCCTCGGAGAGCTTCTCCAGCACCTCCATGTCCGCGGACGGGCCCGTCTTGCCCTTCTTGATGATGGGCAGCCCCAGCCCTTCCGGCTGGGGCGAGAAGAGCACCTCCACCAGCTGCGGGTTGGAGCCGATGTTGAACTCGCGCCCGGCGTGTTTGTAGACCTCCTTCACCTGCGCCTCGACGGCGGCGTCCACCTTCACGGAGATGCGGGCCAGCTCGGTGGTGTCCAGCTTCACGCCCCGCTGCTCCATCCGCGCGAGAATCGGCAGCAGCGGCAGCTCCATGTCCCGCGCCAGCTCCGCCAGGCTCGCCGCCTGAAGCTCCTTCCACAGCTCCGGCGCCAGCCGCCGCGCCGCCTCCGCGCGGATGGCGAAGCCCGCGGCCACCTCCTCCACCGTGTGGTCCGCCAGCGCCTTGTCCTTCTTGCCCCGCTTGCCCTCGGCCGCGGGCGGCAGCGCGGGCAGCTCCGTCTGCAGGCGCTCGCGCGCCAGGTCCGCCAGCGCGTGCTCGCGGCGGGACGGGTTGAGCAGGTAGCTGAGCAGCTCCACGTCGTCGTGGCCGCCGCGCAACGTGATTCCCTCGTTGGCGAGGACGAGGGTGAGCGCCTTGAGGTCGTGCCCGCCCTTCTTCACGGCCGCATCCTCCAGCACCGCCTTGAGCGCGGCCGTGAAGGACTCCGGCTTCACCTGGGTGGCGCCGAGCACGCCATGGCGCAGCGGCACGTAGTACGTGCTCGCGTCCGGCAGCGCGGCGCCCAGGCCCACCAGCTTCGTGGCGAAGGGCATGCCCTCGTACGCGGGGATGAGGCTGACGGTGCCCGCCGCGCGCACCGCATCCGCCAGCGCCTTCAGCTCCGCCTCGGTGCCCACCAGCTTGTGCTCGGCGGCCAGCGGCGCGGCCTTCTCCTTCGGCGCGGCCTCTGGCAAGCCCTGCTGCGGCAGGTCCTTGATGAGCGCGTAGAACTCCAGCTCGGTGAAGAGCTCGCGGGCCTTTGCCGGGTCCACCGCCTTGCGGGCCAGGTCCGCCATCTTCACGTCCAGCGGCAGGTCCGTCTTGAAGGTGACGAGCTGCTTGGCGCGCAGCAGGCTCTCGCGGTGCGAGGCGATGGCGTCGCGAATCTTCGGCTTCTTCACCTCGTCCAGCTTGGAGAGCAGCGTCTCCACGTCGCCGAACTGCTGGATGAGCTCCGTGGCCGTCTTCGGGCCGATGCCCGGCACCTTGGCGACGTTGTCCACCGCGTCACCGATGAGGGCCAGGTAGTCGCGCATCTGCCGGGGCTCGATTCCCAGCTTCGCCTTTACCTCGTCCGGCCCGGTGTGCGTCTCCTTCATCGGGTCGAACAGGCGCACGTCCGGTTCTACAATCTGCACGAAGTCCTTGTCGCCCGTGACGACCTGGACGCAGAAGCCCTCGGCCTTCGCCTTCACCGCCAGCGTGCCGATGACGTCATCCGCCTCCCAGCCGGCCATCTCCAGCACCGGCAGGTTGAGCGCCTCCACCACCCGGCGGATGAGCGCGAACTGCGGCACCAGGTCCTCGGGCGGACCCTCGCGGTTGGCCTTGTAGTTGGGGTCTATCTTCTGCCGCTCCGTGCGGCTCTCCTTGTCGAAGGCGAGCGCCACGTGCGTGGGGTTCAGCTCCCTCAGCCCCTTGAGCACCATGCGGGTGAAGCCCAGCACGGCGTTGGTGGGCACGCCCTTGCTCGTCGTGAGGGGCGGAATCGCATGGTAGGCGCGGAAGATGAAGCCGGACGCGTCGATGAGGACCAGGGTGGGCGCGGAGCGCGAGGGGCTGGTGTCGGCCATGGCCCCGTGCCTAGCGCGCCCGTCCGCCCCTGTCCATGTCGCGTCAGGGGCAGCTCCACTCCTTCTTCTTCTCGTCCACCTTCTCCGCGATGCCGTCGCCCTTGACGGCGTAGTCGAGCACGGCCGCGAGGTCCGGGCAGGCGCCCGCCGCCCGGAGGGCGTCCGAGGCGTTGCTCGAGCAGAAGGCCGCCGCCTTGTTCAGGTCCGGGTTGCCCGCGTAGAAGCCGAAGCCCAGCTTCCAGATCCTGCACGCGCGACGCTTGTCCTGCCGGTCCGCCCACTCCCTGCCCCGCTGGTAGGACTTCTCCGCCATGTCCTGGAGGATGTTGCGCCGGTAGAAGGACGGCTTGGACTCGGCCAGGTCCAGCATCAGCTCCTTGTCCACCTGCAGCGCCTCGCGGAAGGGCTCGGCGGCCTTCTCCGGGTCGTCACCAGCGAGGAACGTCTCACCATTCTTGAAGAGCTGATCCACCGTGGACATGATGCGCACCAGCTCGTCCGACTGGGCGTGGAACGCGGCGGCCTCGTAGTTGCCGCGCAGCTTCTGCAGGGTGGCCAGCGCCTCGCTGCCGCGGCCGGCCCAGTAGTCCATCATGGCCGCCTGGAGCAGCTTGTGGCCGAAGCGCTTCTTCACCGCCGCGTCCACCACGGAGCGCGGGTCGGTGGTCGCCTCGTCCGGGCCGATGATTTCCGTCACCGGGCACACCCACGGCGCCGCGTTCGGGTCCAACCGGAACCGCGCGATGAGGAAGCGCACGTAGAGCGAGTCCTTGGGCCGCCACTCGTTGCGGCGCAGCCGGCCCTCCAGCTTCATCGTGTAGCCCAGCGGTGGCTGCAGGTCCTCGCGCGGCTGCCCCTGGCACCAGACGGCCATGTACTGCTCGCAGCGCGGCACCGCGGCGCTCAACTGGGAGTTGCCCAGGTAGCGCTTGCAGTCGTCCAGCGCCCGCTTCGTGACCTGCTCGGCCGCCTCGCGCGCCTTGCTCTTGCCGCGGCGGAAGTACTCGCTCTCCTTCGGAATCTTGCTGAAGGCCTCGAGCGCCTCATCCGGCTTGAGGCGCTGCAGCGCCTTCTCGCCCGTCGAATAGTGATCGAAGGACTCCTTCTCCAGCTTGATGCGCCGGATGAGGGTGTTGGCCTCCGGGTGGATGGGGTCCAGGTCCAACGCCTTGGTGCAGCTCTCCTCCGCGCGGGCCCAGTTGGGTGATGAGCCCAGCTCGTTGGACGCGTAGGAGCGGCACTCGCTGAGCAGCGCTTGAATCTGCTCCGCCGGGTCCACCACCGCGCCCGCCGGGTCCACCGGCGTGTCCGCCGGCCCGGCGCCCGGCATGGCCACCTTCACCACCGCCGCCACCACCAGCAGGCCCACCACGCCGCCGGCCACCATCATCAGCTTCTTGCGGCTCGGGGGCGCTGCTTCCATTTCCGACGGCGCCGCCGCGGCCCCACCGCGCCGCGTGGGGACGGGACCCGAGCCCCGCCGCACCGGCGCGGCCAGCGCCACGTCCTCGGCTTCGAAGGACATCTCCACCACGCCGAACTGGAGCTGGTCGCCCGGCTGCAACTCCACCGGCTCCGGCCCCAGCGGCTCGCCGTTGAGCAACGTGCCGTTGGCGCTGCCCAGGTCCTTCACCGTCACGCCGGACGCCGTCGCCTCCAGCTCCGCGTGCCGCCGGCTGACCGAGTCGTCCTCCAGCATCACCAGCGCCGGAGGCTGCCGCCCCACCAGCACCTTGCCCTTGAGGGGATACGTCCGGCCGGCCCACGGGCCCACCAGGCCCTTGAGCATGGGGCCCGCGCCACCGCCCGCCGCGCCGCCTTCCACCACGGCACCGGCCGGCTTCGCGGGCCTCGCGGGCCGCTTCGGCGGGGGCGCGCCCGCGGGCGGCCTCGCCTTCAGGCTCGGCAGGGCCCGCGTCGCGCGCGCGCCGCTGCCCTCCGCGCCCACCGGCATCTCCTCGGCGGGGGGCGCCGCGGCCTTCGCCGCCTTGCGCGGACCGGAGCGGGAGGGCGCCGCCGCGACCTTGAGCCGCAGCGTGTAGTCCCCCAGCACCACCTCCGACTGCGGGGTGAGCGGCGTGGGGTCCGCGATGCGCTCACCGTCCACGAAGGTGCCGTTGGCGCTGCCCAGGTCCTCGATGAAGACGGCGCCGCCGTCCTCGAAGACCCTCGCGTGGTTGCGAGACACCCCGCCCTCGGTGAGCAGGAGGTCATTGCCCGCCTGACGGCCCAGCTTCAGCTCGCCAGTGATTTCGTGTTCGTTCTCGGAGCCGTCGGGGAGACGGACGACCAGGGTGGGCATGACGCGTCAATCCTCCCGGAAGATGCTCATGTTGACGGGGATGCCCTTGCGCTGCAGCTCGTCGTAGAACTTCGGTACGAAACCGGACGCGACGAAGCGGCCCCGGACCTTGTGGTCCTCCGTGAAGCCATCCTGCTTGAAATAGAAGATGTCCTGGAGGGTGACGATGTCCACCTCCATGCCCGACACCTCGGTGACGTAGTTGATCTTCCGCGTGCCGTCGGAGAAGCGCGTCTGCTGCACGATCATGTGCACCGCGCTCGCAATCTGCTCGCGGATGGCCTTCACCGGCAGCTCCATGCCGGACATCAGCACCATGGTCTCCAGCCGGGCGATGGCGTCTCGCGGCGTGTTGGCGTGCAGCGTGGTGAGCGAGCCGTCATGGCCCGTATTCATCGCCTGGAGCATGTCCAGCGTCTCGCCGGAGCGGCACTCGCCCACGACGATGCGGTCCGGACGCATGCGCAGGCAGTTCTTCACCAGATCACGGATGGTGATGGAGCCCTTGCCTTCGAGGTTGGCCGGACGGCTCTCCAACTGCACCCAGTGCTCCTGCGGCAGCTGCAGCTCGGCGGCGTCCTCCACGGTGATGATGCGCTCACCGTCGGGGATGAAGGAGCTGATGATGTTCAGCGTCGTCGTCTTCCCGGAGCCGGTGCCGCCGGAGATGACGATGTTGCGCTTGGCCTTCACGCACATCTCCAGGAACTCGGCCATCTGCGCGGTGAGCGTCTTGTACTTCACCAGGTCCTGGATCTTCAGCGAGTCCTTCTTGAACTTGCGGATGGTGATGCACGGACCCTTGAGCGCCAGCGGGGGGATGATGGCGTTGACGCGGCTGCCGTCCTTGAGGCGCGCGTCCACCAGCGGGCTGGACTCGTCGATGCGCCGGCCGATGGGCGCCACGATGCGCTCGATGACGCCGAGCACCGCCTGGTTGGAGGAGAAGGTCTTCTCCGCCAGCGTCAGCTTGCCCTTGCGCTCGATGTAGATCTGGTTGGCGTGGTTCACCATGATCTCGCTGATCTCATCCGACGCGAGGAACGCCTCGAG contains these protein-coding regions:
- a CDS encoding FHA domain-containing protein, which gives rise to MPTLVVRLPDGSENEHEITGELKLGRQAGNDLLLTEGGVSRNHARVFEDGGAVFIEDLGSANGTFVDGERIADPTPLTPQSEVVLGDYTLRLKVAAAPSRSGPRKAAKAAAPPAEEMPVGAEGSGARATRALPSLKARPPAGAPPPKRPARPAKPAGAVVEGGAAGGGAGPMLKGLVGPWAGRTYPLKGKVLVGRQPPALVMLEDDSVSRRHAELEATASGVTVKDLGSANGTLLNGEPLGPEPVELQPGDQLQFGVVEMSFEAEDVALAAPVRRGSGPVPTRRGGAAAAPSEMEAAPPSRKKLMMVAGGVVGLLVVAAVVKVAMPGAGPADTPVDPAGAVVDPAEQIQALLSECRSYASNELGSSPNWARAEESCTKALDLDPIHPEANTLIRRIKLEKESFDHYSTGEKALQRLKPDEALEAFSKIPKESEYFRRGKSKAREAAEQVTKRALDDCKRYLGNSQLSAAVPRCEQYMAVWCQGQPREDLQPPLGYTMKLEGRLRRNEWRPKDSLYVRFLIARFRLDPNAAPWVCPVTEIIGPDEATTDPRSVVDAAVKKRFGHKLLQAAMMDYWAGRGSEALATLQKLRGNYEAAAFHAQSDELVRIMSTVDQLFKNGETFLAGDDPEKAAEPFREALQVDKELMLDLAESKPSFYRRNILQDMAEKSYQRGREWADRQDKRRACRIWKLGFGFYAGNPDLNKAAAFCSSNASDALRAAGACPDLAAVLDYAVKGDGIAEKVDEKKKEWSCP
- the polA gene encoding DNA polymerase I encodes the protein MADTSPSRSAPTLVLIDASGFIFRAYHAIPPLTTSKGVPTNAVLGFTRMVLKGLRELNPTHVALAFDKESRTERQKIDPNYKANREGPPEDLVPQFALIRRVVEALNLPVLEMAGWEADDVIGTLAVKAKAEGFCVQVVTGDKDFVQIVEPDVRLFDPMKETHTGPDEVKAKLGIEPRQMRDYLALIGDAVDNVAKVPGIGPKTATELIQQFGDVETLLSKLDEVKKPKIRDAIASHRESLLRAKQLVTFKTDLPLDVKMADLARKAVDPAKARELFTELEFYALIKDLPQQGLPEAAPKEKAAPLAAEHKLVGTEAELKALADAVRAAGTVSLIPAYEGMPFATKLVGLGAALPDASTYYVPLRHGVLGATQVKPESFTAALKAVLEDAAVKKGGHDLKALTLVLANEGITLRGGHDDVELLSYLLNPSRREHALADLARERLQTELPALPPAAEGKRGKKDKALADHTVEEVAAGFAIRAEAARRLAPELWKELQAASLAELARDMELPLLPILARMEQRGVKLDTTELARISVKVDAAVEAQVKEVYKHAGREFNIGSNPQLVEVLFSPQPEGLGLPIIKKGKTGPSADMEVLEKLSEEHPLPAAIIEYRSLTKLKSTYLDTLPTLVAADGRIHTTYHQAATATGRLSSTDPNLQNIPVRTELGREIRRAFVAAEGHQLVSADYSQVELRLLAHIAEDPVLIDAFLNDQDIHTRTAAEVFGVPPEQVDREQRRRAKMVNFGIAYGLSPHGLSARLGIPQEEARDIIERYFTRYAGIHRYLRETVDTARKTGYVETLYGRRRYMPDLNSKNRGVVQAAERAAINMPIQGTAADLIKKAMLVVDAALREEGLRTVMLLQVHDELLFEAPDAEVERVKALAMKGMSSVASLKVPLKVDVGAGRSWADAH
- a CDS encoding ATPase, T2SS/T4P/T4SS family — its product is MFLITLAEKGGGTEQREYQKNEVTIGRLPGNDIILAKGNVSKYHSRIVAKDGKFIIVDMKSTNGTFVNGKKIAAPQVLKPTDQVSIGDYILNVEALEEGPAMTRAGAPEEEGYDDGEEPYPEEEEPYEEEEEPYEEEEAPAPAPVAGRMPASMASAMAKNKKKVDPRIERYTRLQKEIHDRLIEYLDLRRMDMDRLGDDELWRRTEKAIRDIIDQMEADGELPEDVDREELLTDVINEALGLGPLEAFLASDEISEIMVNHANQIYIERKGKLTLAEKTFSSNQAVLGVIERIVAPIGRRIDESSPLVDARLKDGSRVNAIIPPLALKGPCITIRKFKKDSLKIQDLVKYKTLTAQMAEFLEMCVKAKRNIVISGGTGSGKTTTLNIISSFIPDGERIITVEDAAELQLPQEHWVQLESRPANLEGKGSITIRDLVKNCLRMRPDRIVVGECRSGETLDMLQAMNTGHDGSLTTLHANTPRDAIARLETMVLMSGMELPVKAIREQIASAVHMIVQQTRFSDGTRKINYVTEVSGMEVDIVTLQDIFYFKQDGFTEDHKVRGRFVASGFVPKFYDELQRKGIPVNMSIFRED